From a region of the Helianthus annuus cultivar XRQ/B chromosome 5, HanXRQr2.0-SUNRISE, whole genome shotgun sequence genome:
- the LOC110943195 gene encoding uncharacterized protein LOC110943195, with protein sequence MKKSVDKMVEELKETASKDDGEGEQKNEEVKEIEDEENLKKKEEVDDDKQEKVDEKLVAEAVTEEQLVKETNQKQRAEKAEVPTVECKKCMETGSAYTEKDEKFRTRDTELTKIEILFKDKCKEMFENEKVLKDNDEKLTQK encoded by the exons ATGAAGAAAAGTGTTGACAAGATGGTGGAAGAGCTGAAAGAAACAGCAAGTAAAGATGATGGTGAAGGTGAACAGAAGAATGAAGAAGTGAAAGAAATAGAA GATGAAGAGAATttgaaaaagaaagaagaagttGATGATGATAAACAGGAGAAAGTTGATGAGAAACTGGTTGCTGAAGCTGTCACTGAGGAACAGCTGGTGAAGGAAACAAATCAGAAGCAGAGGGCAGAAAAAGCCGAGGTGCCAACTGTTGAG tgcaagaaatgcatggaaacgggCAGTGCTtatactgaaaaagatgaaaaattcagaacaagagatacAGAACTTACGAAAATTGAAATACTTTTCAAAGATAAATGTaaagaaatgtttgaaaatgaaaaggttttgaaagatAACGATGAAAAGTTGACACAAAAATGA